The following proteins come from a genomic window of Rutidosis leptorrhynchoides isolate AG116_Rl617_1_P2 chromosome 10, CSIRO_AGI_Rlap_v1, whole genome shotgun sequence:
- the LOC139870400 gene encoding uncharacterized protein — MVPPRTRKEVQSLNGKLAALSRFLSKAAERSLPFFKVFKENVGRNFDWTPEADRAFLEIKTLIRTLPTLTAPVPGETLTIYLAAGTEAVSSVLIAERGGTQMPVYFVSKVLQHGEVNYKPIEKLIFALVHTARRLRRYFQAHPMLVLTDSPIKQVRYGGRKRSKLEKIYSNKFSMQVLSKPEVSGRLAKWAIELGKHEIHYAPRTAVKGQIMADFMVEFIGAASPEPIVEEIPNTVTWELFTYGASSSDGAGAGLILIGLDGEEHTYALRFEFPAFNNEAEYEALLSGLRMAEKMGIKNLKVSVDSQLVANQMNGTFEARDLAMQNYLALAEELANKFERFSITQVPRSLNKKADTLSKLASNVFSHFAKDVWVEVVSPKSTDVIKEAAPVEEVESWMSPIVTYLKTGTLPVDGSMERKIRMKAPMYLLRDGVLFKKSFTAPLLRCVGPSEAETIVREVHEGTCGMHAGFRTVVGKIMRIGYFWPSMYRDTKEIIRACASCQRHTSIIRMPAHELIPVTSAWPFYKWAIDLVGPFLDLKHLIVAIDFFTKWVEAKPLKSITGKQMVNFVWEEIVCRFGIPHEIANGQVEVTNRDIVAEIRARLDTDRKGWAAELPQVLWVFRTTPKGSIKETPFSLVYGTEAVIPAEIAVPTQRVMQFNDESNVISLKKNLDLLEERRDAAAIREASNKQKIAKYYNQHVKERTFRPGDFVWRNNNTSRVEDTGKLGPNWEGPYVIAEAIGNGAYNLKTHDGKFVPRTWHATNLKKFYV; from the exons atggtaccgCCGCGAACAAGGAAGGAAGTGCAAAGCTTGAACGGAAAACTGGCAGCGTTGTCCAGATTCCTGTCGAAAGCAGCGGAGCGGTCACTTCCATTTTTCAAAGTGTTTAAGGAAAACGTAGGACGGAACTTTGATTGGACCCCTGAAGCGGATCGCGCTTTCCTGGAAATAAAGACATTGATCAGGACGTTGCCGACATTAACGGCACCGGTACCGG GAGAAACTCTTACAATTTACTTGGCGGCGGGAACTGAGGCTGTTAGCTCGGTGCTCATCGCGGAACGTGGTGGCACGCAGATGCCAGTTTATTTTGTGAGCAAAGTGCTACAACATGGCGAAGTTAACTACAAACCAATTGAGAAGCTTATTTTCGCTTTAGTACACACCGCAAGAAGATTGAGACGGTACTTTCAAGCGCACCCAATGCTGGTGCTAACAGATTCACCGATTAAACAGGTACGGTACGGCGGTCGGAAACGGAGCAAATTGGAGAAAATTTATTCTAACAAGTTTTCCATGCAGGTACTGAGCAAACCGGAGGTTTCGGGCAGACTAGCCAAGTGGGCAATCGAATTGGGCAAACATGAAATCCATTACGCCCCCCGTACCGCTGTCAAAGGCCAGATCATGGCAGATTTTATGGTTGAATTTATAGGCGCCGCGTCTCCAGAGCCGATTGTCGAAGAAATACCGAACACCGTCACGTGGGAACTATTCACTTACGGTGCGTCAAGTTCTGATGGTGCAGGTGCAGGTCTAATCCTAATTGGCCTTGATGGCGAGGAACACACTTACGCGTTGCGTTTTGAGTTCCCCGCCTTCAATAATGAAGCGGAATATGAGGCATTGCTGTCTGGTTTAAGAATGGCTGAAAAAATGGGAATTAAAAATCTGAAGGTGTCGGTTGATTCTCAACTCGTAGCAAACCAAATGAACGGGACGTTTGAAGCTAGAGATCTGGCTATGCAAAACTATTTGGCATTGGCCGAAGAACTGGCCAACAAATTCGAGCGTTTTTCAATAACGCAAGTGCCGCGATCCTTGAACAAAAAGGCCGACACACTCAGCAAGCTCGCATCAAACGTATTCAGCCACTTTGCCAAGGACGTTTGGGTGGAGGTCGTTAGTCCAAAATCCACTGACGTAATAAAG GAGGCGGCCCCTGTAGAGGAGGTCGAGTCATGGATGAGTCCCATTGTTACGTATCTAAAGACCGGGACGTTGCCAGTCGACGGGTCAATGGAACGTAAGATTCGTATGAAAGCACCTATGTATTTGTTGAGGGACGGAGTTCTATTCAAGAAATCCTTCACGGCACCACTTTTAAGGTGTGTCGGTCCAAGCGAGGCGGAAACAATTGTAAGGGAGGTGCATGAAGGGACTTGTGGCATGCATGCAGGATTTAGGACCGTTGTGGGAAAGATAATGCGGATAGGGTATTTTTGGCCGTCCATGTACCGTGACACGAAAGAAATCATTAGGGCTTGTGCTTCATGTCAACGTCACACCTCGATAATTCGCATGCCAGCGCATGAGCTGATTCCCGTGACGTCTGCTTGGCCCTTTTACAAATGGGCAATCGATTTGGTAGGCCCCTTCCTGGACTTAAAACACTTGATTGTTGCAATTGATTTTTTCACCAAGTGGGTCGAAGCCAAACCCTTGAAGAGCATAACGGGCAAACAGATGGTGAACTTTGTTTGGGAGGAAATCGTGTGCCGTTTCGGGATACCACATGAAATT GCAAATGGGCAGGTGGAAGTCACAAACAGGGATATCGTTGCCGAGATAAGGGCAAGGTTGGACACGGACAGAAAAGGTTGGGCAGCTGAGCTTCCACAAGTCTTATGGGTGTTCCGCACCACGCCAAAAGGAAGCATCAAAGAAACGCCATTTAGCCTTGTCTATGGTACCGAGGCGGTGATTCCCGCCGAAATTGCTGTTCCAACCCAGCGTGTAATGCAATTCAATGATGAGTCCAACGTCATTAGCTTGAAAAAAAATTTGGACTTGTTGGAAGAAAGGCGTGACGCTGCCGCCATCAGGGAAGCGTCTAATAAGCAAAAGATTGCCAAGTACTACAATCAGCATGTGAAGGAACGTACTTTCCGCCCCGGTGACTTTGTGTGGCGTAACAACAATACCAGCCGGGTCGAGGACACTGGCAAATTGGGACCCAACTGGGAGGGCCCGTACGTGATTGCAGAAGCAATTGGCAACGGGGCGTATAACCTCAAAACGCATGATGGCAAATTTGTACCGCGTACTTGGCACGCGACAAACTTAAAGAAGTTTTATGTTTAA